In Hemicordylus capensis ecotype Gifberg chromosome 3, rHemCap1.1.pri, whole genome shotgun sequence, one DNA window encodes the following:
- the LOC128349717 gene encoding uncharacterized protein LOC128349717 → MNEDGVLSGRDNEEEGTATDEEHSPGCFHASALCCCISRRRIYLPGRRPRDRKKRNWKKKDAGEPCLNEIMLEEGPQNMGQPYWRTISEGELEIAQAEAKLALPSCSQPYDTKTPDQHLLVPMHAFKLEERQKECEGRNNTKTQGKAQQQKEGLDSLSVLSLEAEKKNLVAAVSEGVPLEEGKESLAMPAKKPRQSERPELQRALLQGAAYEKEQQEGGENETVTLESVPCKKELKQHHHNALFQERQQSTDLEQFNSTPIANEKKSQGGQNDISTDSEGVTSLQELPNQPGIPCNEEHQLLEQQPFMGITHKVEKQVMCGEMNSVSKGDAHSENQDYQDLFHQEVQQLVELKCPDILPTMGTEEKQEEQGMLHHVDLVTETSPKEMGNDCQHLLEQGHQIPVIPQAISFSFQGTTYRKKQEEEQDTRSFPSDNVFSKTEDNQYDSHQVAFQAVAPKNITTLSLGTTFTINPQKLAHMNYAPEDAVVYITEQKHLETQKLLLLEQISTQHHSITDEKEQQGGLDHAHFGSKEIACIEEQEYQEPVVFEDISMLTDNISYEKEQQRKLDCGDTGPEGICDKDDEDHQAALYLEMQQPLVLAKLSSLSLNENSEIEQCVSKDNTDIGGLERHSLKEQHVGWDGQSRLLSLMPSKEEAATQEVQQPPASPQMRCIAEGQQLEAWHCQKATSLPHEEQQQQQQREPLNLGMTCEEHQKKEKQGLSSTTFPCNVTEGEGHV, encoded by the exons ATGAATGAAGACGGGGTTCTAAGTGGTAGAGACAATGAAGAAGAAGGGACAGCTACTGATGAAGAACACTCTCCGGGGTGTTTCCATGCTTCAGCTTTGTGTTGCTGCATCTCTAGAAG GAGGATATACTTACCAGGAAGGAGACCCAGGGACAGAAAGAAGAGAAACTGGAAAAAAAAGGATGCTGGAGAGCCATGCCTTAATGAAATAATGCTTGAGGAGGGACCTCAGAACATGGGGCAACCCTACTGGAGGACAATATCTGAGGGTGAACTGGAGATTGCACAAGCAGAGGCCAAACTAGCTCTTCCATCATGTAGCCAACCCTATGACACAAAAACTCCAGATCAGCACCTACTGGTGCCGATGCATGCTTTCAAActggaagaaaggcagaaagaATGTGAAGGGAGAAATAATACAAAGACACAAGGCAAGGCACAGCAGCAAAAAGAAGGATTAGACAGCCTGAGTGTATTATCTTTGGAAGCAGAAAAGAAAAACTTAGTGGCGGCTGTATCAGAGGGTGTGCCCTTAGAAGAGGGGAAGGAGTCTTTAGCTATGCCAGCCAAAAAACCCAGGCAATCTGAAAGACCTGAATTGCAGAGGGCTTTGCTACAGGGAGCAGCCTATGAAAAGGAGCAACAAGAAGGAGGAGAGAATGAAACTGTGACATTGGAGAGTGTGCCTTGTAagaaggagctgaagcagcaCCACCATAACGCACTATTCCAGGAGCGACAACAGTCTACAGATCTAGAGCAATTTAACAGCACACCGATTGCCAATGAAAAGAAGTCACAAGGAGGACAGAATGACATTAGTACTGATTCTGAGGGTGTCACATCCTTGCAGGAACTGCCCAACCAGCCAGGCATACCATGCAATGAAGAACATCAGCTTTTGGAGCAACAACCATTTATGGGCATTACCCATAAAGTGGAGAAACAAGTGATGTGTGGAGAGATGAATTCTGTCTCTAAAGGAGATGCCCACAGTGAAAACCAAGATTACCAAGACTTGTTCCACCAGGAGGTGCAGCAGCTGGTAGAACTAAAATGTCCAGACATTTTGCCCACTATGGGCACAGAGGAGAAACAAGAAGAGCAAGGGATGCTCCATCATGTGGACCTAGTAACAGAAACCTCCCCTAAAGAGATGGGGAATGATTGTCAACATTTGCTTGAACAGGGACACCAGATCCCTGTTATACCACAAGCGATAAGCTTTTCATTCCAGGGCACAACCTACAGGAAGAAACAGGAAGAAGAACAAGACACCAGAAGCTTCCCATCAGATAATGTTTTCAGCAAAACAGAAGACAATCAATACGATTCCCACCAGGTGGCTTTCCAAGCAGTTGCCCCAAAAAACATAACCACATTGTCCCTTGGTACAACGTTTACCATAAATCCTCAAAAACTGGCTCATATGAATTATGCACCCGAGGATGCTGTCGTCTACAttacagagcagaagcacctggaGACACAGAAACTTCTTTTACTAGAACAAATTAGCACACAACACCACAGTATAACAGATGAAAAAGAGCAGCAAGGAGGACTGGATCATGCACATTTTGGATCTAAGGAAATTGCCTGTATTGAAGAACAGGAGTACCAAGAGCCTGTTGTATTCGAAGACATTAGCATGCTGACTGATAATATAAGCTACGAGAAAGAACAGCAAAGAAAATTGGACTGTGGAGATACTGGGCCCGAGGGCATTTGTGACAAGGATGACGAGGATCACCAGGCTGCTCTTTACTTGGAAATGCAACAGCCTTTAGTACTTGCAAAGCTCAGCTCTTTGTCtttgaatgaaaattctgaaaTAGAACAGTGTGTAAGCAAAGACAACACAGACATTGGTGGCCTAGAAAGACACTCTCTGAAGGAACAGCATGTGGGATGGGATGGCCAGAGCAGATTGCTCAGTTTAATGCCCTCTAAAGAGGAAGCAGCAACCCAGGAAGTGCAACAGCCCCCTGCATCCCCACAGATGAGATGCATCGCAGAAGGCCAGCAACTGGAGGCATGGCACTGCCAGAAGGCGACTTCCTTACCacatgaggagcagcagcagcagcagcaaagggaacCATTGAACCTGGGCATGACCTGTGAGGAACAccagaagaaggaaaaacagggTCTGTCAAGCACCACATTCCCTTGTAACGTTACGGAGGGCGAGGGCCATGTGTAA